A stretch of Paenibacillus peoriae DNA encodes these proteins:
- a CDS encoding thioesterase II family protein translates to MAPITLFFIPYAGGSASVSFKWKKSLLPQIKLVPLELAGRGIRSGEPLKESIEEMSEDLLHKISEEIAPGNPYAIYGHSMGTMISFELYYKLVAGGYGKPAHLFVSGGRAPHVPRNSPWLHDLPADQFRTHLQRYGQLSEAIFDNQELYDYFMPVLRADFKAVELYKYTAKAALLHCPITALTGMTDNTVTLQDAEAWAQHTDQQFRMFTFEGGHFFIHDEVERITHIINETLEQSTVTSSIQK, encoded by the coding sequence CGTCGGTCAGCTTCAAATGGAAAAAGTCGCTACTTCCGCAGATTAAGCTTGTTCCACTGGAATTAGCGGGCAGGGGTATTCGTTCTGGGGAACCGCTAAAGGAAAGCATTGAGGAGATGAGCGAGGATCTGTTGCACAAGATCAGCGAAGAGATAGCCCCCGGCAATCCTTATGCCATATACGGCCACAGTATGGGGACGATGATCTCATTCGAGCTGTACTACAAGCTGGTGGCCGGTGGATATGGCAAGCCTGCTCATCTGTTCGTTTCGGGTGGACGGGCACCGCATGTCCCAAGAAATTCCCCGTGGTTACACGATCTGCCCGCAGATCAGTTCAGGACGCATTTGCAGCGGTACGGTCAGCTTTCGGAAGCGATTTTTGACAATCAGGAATTATACGACTATTTTATGCCCGTGTTAAGAGCGGATTTCAAAGCTGTTGAGTTGTATAAGTACACGGCTAAAGCCGCACTTTTACATTGTCCTATCACCGCTTTGACGGGAATGACCGATAACACGGTGACCTTACAAGATGCGGAGGCATGGGCACAGCATACGGATCAGCAATTTCGTATGTTTACCTTTGAGGGAGGACACTTTTTTATTCATGATGAAGTGGAGCGGATTACGCACATCATCAATGAGACCTTGGAGCAGAGTACGGTAACAAGTAGCATACAAAAATAA
- a CDS encoding sugar phosphate isomerase/epimerase family protein: MTVGVLAHLFGKLPYRELAAKVGAAGFTHVQLAPWRAISDVDFNKSGKFNPGLALSIAEEFRKHGVSISVLGCYLHFFVQDEELLRENVERFKELIRYAGLLGAPMVAAEVGRNEDGTAYTERDWRVVREVVRELADEAEKWGVFVGLEAANDHLVGTAVELATFLEEVPSSHIGVVIDPGNLLKTENMAQQDEIIREAFQLLGPRIIAAHAKDRRLSSSGEIETVPPGFGDMNYGLYMELLEQYKPGVHIIMEAAQEHEMAESRRYIEGHRIAAQKAQQVQTK, translated from the coding sequence GTGACAGTAGGTGTATTGGCACATTTGTTTGGCAAGTTGCCTTATCGCGAATTGGCTGCAAAGGTAGGCGCAGCGGGCTTTACTCATGTTCAGCTGGCTCCGTGGAGAGCGATCAGTGATGTGGATTTTAATAAATCGGGTAAGTTCAATCCGGGATTGGCACTGTCTATCGCAGAAGAATTTCGTAAGCATGGTGTTTCCATATCGGTGCTCGGGTGCTATTTGCATTTTTTTGTACAGGATGAGGAATTGCTGCGTGAAAATGTAGAGCGCTTTAAAGAGCTGATCCGATATGCGGGTCTGTTAGGAGCACCCATGGTTGCAGCTGAAGTGGGACGTAATGAGGATGGTACCGCCTATACGGAACGTGACTGGAGAGTTGTAAGGGAAGTAGTGCGTGAATTAGCAGATGAAGCGGAGAAGTGGGGCGTATTCGTAGGATTGGAAGCTGCAAACGATCACTTGGTAGGAACTGCCGTAGAGTTGGCTACCTTTCTGGAGGAAGTGCCCTCTTCACACATCGGTGTTGTGATTGATCCTGGTAATCTGCTGAAAACGGAAAATATGGCGCAGCAGGATGAGATCATTCGGGAAGCTTTCCAACTGCTGGGCCCCCGGATTATCGCTGCGCATGCCAAAGACCGGCGTTTGTCATCGTCGGGTGAAATTGAGACGGTGCCGCCGGGTTTTGGAGACATGAACTATGGCCTCTACATGGAACTGCTGGAGCAGTACAAGCCGGGAGTTCATATTATTATGGAAGCTGCTCAGGAGCATGAGATGGCTGAATCCAGACGTTATATCGAAGGACACCGGATAGCCGCTCAGAAAGCGCAACAAGTGCAGACGAAATAA
- a CDS encoding DUF423 domain-containing protein: protein MKILLLLGCIVMFLAVALGAFGAHALKKRLSADMMSIFQTGIQYQIAHGLGLLLLGVLADRLVHSSLIVTAGWVMLVGILLFSGSLYALSVSGVKKLGAITPFGGLAFLASWVIVIVAVVQG from the coding sequence ATGAAAATTTTGCTATTGCTTGGTTGTATCGTGATGTTTTTAGCCGTAGCGCTTGGAGCGTTCGGCGCACACGCATTGAAAAAGAGACTTTCCGCAGACATGATGAGCATATTCCAGACAGGAATTCAATATCAAATCGCTCATGGACTGGGTTTGCTGCTGCTTGGAGTTCTTGCTGACAGACTTGTCCATTCTTCTCTCATCGTAACCGCAGGCTGGGTTATGCTGGTGGGTATTCTCCTGTTTTCCGGCAGTCTGTATGCCCTTAGTGTATCCGGTGTGAAAAAGCTTGGAGCAATCACCCCATTTGGCGGGTTGGCTTTTTTGGCAAGCTGGGTCATTGTGATCGTGGCGGTTGTGCAGGGTTAA